One part of the Microvirga sp. TS319 genome encodes these proteins:
- the argH gene encoding argininosuccinate lyase — MTAGTFKDTSVFPDPVYKETVLRPLFDGAKDHHVEGFRLIDRAHLVMLHETGILTIEQARPIAQALEAIDREIDVARLVYTGEVEDFFFLIEKELRTRLGTDLAGRLHTARSRNDIDHTLFKLGLKARIDPLLERLVHLAETLASVAEREGGTLIVAYTHGQPAQPTVFGHYLSAMLETLLRDIARLEAARDIVDRSPMGAAAITTSGFPIDRALMANLLGFSRPLQNSYGCIASIDYITSTYSAIELVFLHLGRFIQDLQFWTSFEVGQVYVPNAFVQISSIMPQKRNPVPIEHMRHLASQTVGRAQAMLTIMHNTPFTDMNDSEGETQGFGYGAFESGGRVLDLLAALVPALRINGDRVRDNIRRSCITVTELADSLVRREGLSFREAHEIAAEVARSVVAVGGDIAVDGYEAFQAAFEHCTKRRATIDRTQFSEIVSPENFVAVRDRFGGPAPRALSQAIAGYRDIISEIRQRMQDTRTRENASARDLQARFTSLLGDR; from the coding sequence ATGACCGCAGGCACCTTCAAAGACACCTCCGTTTTCCCGGATCCGGTCTACAAGGAAACCGTGCTTCGTCCGCTCTTCGACGGCGCGAAGGACCACCATGTCGAGGGCTTTCGGCTCATCGACCGCGCCCATCTCGTCATGCTCCACGAGACCGGGATCCTGACCATCGAGCAGGCCCGTCCCATCGCCCAGGCTCTCGAGGCCATCGACCGCGAGATCGACGTCGCCAGGCTCGTCTATACCGGCGAGGTCGAGGACTTCTTCTTCCTCATCGAGAAGGAGCTGCGCACCCGTCTCGGAACGGATCTCGCGGGACGCCTTCACACGGCGCGCTCCCGCAACGATATCGACCACACCCTGTTCAAGCTCGGTCTCAAAGCCCGGATCGATCCTCTGCTGGAACGTCTCGTCCATCTGGCCGAGACGCTGGCATCGGTCGCAGAGCGGGAAGGCGGGACGCTGATCGTCGCCTACACTCATGGCCAGCCGGCCCAGCCGACCGTCTTCGGTCACTACCTGTCCGCGATGCTGGAGACCTTGCTGCGCGACATCGCGCGGCTCGAAGCTGCCCGGGACATCGTCGACCGCTCTCCCATGGGGGCCGCCGCCATTACCACGAGCGGTTTTCCCATCGACCGGGCGCTGATGGCGAACCTGCTCGGCTTCAGCCGTCCCTTGCAAAATTCCTATGGATGCATCGCATCCATCGACTACATCACGTCGACCTATTCGGCCATCGAACTGGTCTTCCTGCATCTCGGACGATTCATCCAGGACCTGCAGTTCTGGACGAGCTTCGAAGTCGGCCAGGTCTACGTTCCCAATGCCTTCGTGCAGATCAGTTCGATCATGCCGCAGAAGCGCAATCCCGTTCCAATCGAGCATATGCGGCACCTCGCGTCCCAGACCGTCGGGCGTGCGCAGGCCATGCTCACCATCATGCACAACACACCCTTTACGGACATGAACGACAGTGAGGGGGAGACCCAGGGCTTCGGCTACGGCGCCTTCGAGAGCGGCGGGCGCGTCCTCGACCTGCTCGCGGCTCTTGTTCCGGCGCTTCGCATCAACGGAGACAGGGTCCGCGACAACATCCGCCGCAGTTGCATCACGGTCACCGAACTCGCCGACAGCCTTGTGCGGCGAGAGGGGCTGTCCTTCCGCGAAGCGCATGAGATCGCGGCGGAGGTCGCCCGTTCGGTCGTCGCCGTCGGGGGAGATATCGCGGTCGACGGCTACGAGGCCTTTCAGGCGGCCTTCGAACACTGCACGAAGCGCCGGGCGACGATCGACAGGACGCAGTTCTCCGAGATCGTCTCGCCGGAGAATTTCGTGGCCGTCCGCGATCGGTTCGGCGGCCCGGCTCCAAGGGCGCTGTCCCAGGCGATCGCCGGATATCGCGACATCATCTCCGAGATCCGCCAACGGATGCAGGACACCCGGACGCGGGAGAACGCCTCCGCCCGGGATCTTCAGGCTCGCTTTACCTCACTTCTCGGAGATCGCTAA
- a CDS encoding ABC transporter ATP-binding protein yields the protein MATIEIDRLVKRYGQTTVVHGIDLSIRDGEFVVLVGPSGCGKSTTLRMIAGLEEISDGAIRIDGRVVNDLQPKDRNIAMVFQNYAIYPHMTVADNIAFGLYRSKLSAGEKRQRVEEVAATLGLSQLLERRPSALSGGQRQRVAIGRAMVRDPAAFLFDEPLSNLDAQLRTQMRIEIKRLHHRLGTTSVFVTHDQVEAMTMADRIVVMRDGRILQVGTPLELYDKPVDVFTARFIGSPTMNLLPAVLREGGADLATGGSVRAPSSSATTPEILVGARPQDLVPVASDAQGLTVSGTVAVVETLGSETLVHIESEGQTVIGSAPGRHIPRIGEHLTLHAPAERLYYFDKTTEKALAAQ from the coding sequence ATGGCGACCATTGAAATCGATCGCCTCGTCAAGCGCTACGGACAGACGACGGTCGTCCATGGAATCGACCTGTCGATCCGGGATGGCGAGTTCGTCGTCCTGGTCGGCCCTTCCGGATGCGGCAAGTCGACGACGCTACGGATGATCGCCGGACTCGAGGAAATCAGCGACGGCGCGATCCGGATCGACGGGCGTGTCGTCAACGACCTTCAGCCGAAGGATCGGAACATCGCCATGGTGTTCCAGAACTACGCCATCTATCCGCACATGACCGTCGCTGACAACATCGCGTTCGGCCTCTACCGCTCCAAGCTCTCGGCGGGCGAGAAGCGTCAACGCGTCGAGGAGGTCGCCGCGACGCTCGGCCTGTCGCAGCTTCTGGAGCGCCGTCCCTCGGCGCTTTCGGGCGGCCAGCGCCAGCGCGTCGCGATCGGCCGCGCGATGGTTCGCGATCCGGCCGCGTTCCTGTTCGACGAGCCTCTCTCCAATCTCGATGCACAGCTGCGCACGCAGATGCGGATCGAGATCAAACGGCTCCATCACCGGCTCGGCACCACCTCGGTCTTCGTCACTCACGACCAAGTCGAGGCCATGACCATGGCCGACAGGATCGTGGTGATGCGCGACGGCCGGATTCTTCAGGTCGGCACTCCCCTGGAGCTCTACGACAAACCCGTGGATGTCTTCACCGCGCGATTCATCGGAAGCCCGACCATGAACCTGCTTCCGGCGGTCCTGCGGGAGGGCGGAGCGGATCTTGCGACCGGCGGCTCGGTTCGGGCCCCGTCCTCGTCGGCGACAACGCCCGAGATCCTCGTGGGCGCACGCCCGCAGGATCTCGTTCCGGTCGCTTCGGACGCGCAGGGCCTGACCGTCTCGGGCACGGTCGCCGTCGTGGAGACTCTGGGCTCCGAAACGCTCGTTCATATCGAGAGCGAGGGGCAGACCGTCATCGGTTCCGCCCCGGGCCGACACATCCCGCGGATCGGGGAGCACCTGACCCTCCATGCTCCCGCGGAGCGGCTCTATTACTTCGACAAGACCACAGAGAAGGCACTGGCGGCCCAATGA
- a CDS encoding ROK family transcriptional regulator, protein MPRESKTGTSSTIGSNPERNRSHNRRVVLDVVRQLGPVGRMEISRHAHLSTQAVSNIVEDLVADGLLIKTGRLRAGRGLPPIQFAVNPDGAMTAGVEIAADHISTLLVDIGGCVRAQRTLAIERNDPDTVLPIIKAEIEAARAQLKSPVPQLLGVGVVMPGPFNVEGMTSVGPTTLSGWLDFDAVSGIGQVLSASITLENDATAAAVGERLHGAARDLKNFCMIFFGQGLGLGIMIDGRPYRGANGNAGEIGHVLIEKGGRLCSCGQHGCLEAYASIHALTERLKAAGIRGIDYARLEQLHHDGHPVVGSWVREAAGHLAPQIAMLENLFDPEAIVIGGALPPSLLEDLIQAMQPLPLSVARHRNRSEARLIHGRTGRFTAALGAAALPLLETMTPRLDTAQAAHRDPLNEEISRAG, encoded by the coding sequence ATGCCGAGAGAATCCAAGACCGGGACGTCGTCGACGATTGGGAGCAATCCGGAGCGCAACCGCTCTCATAATCGCCGCGTCGTGCTGGATGTCGTGCGTCAGCTCGGTCCCGTCGGCCGGATGGAAATCTCGCGCCATGCGCATCTGAGCACGCAGGCGGTTTCGAACATCGTCGAGGATCTCGTCGCGGACGGCCTGCTCATCAAGACCGGGCGGCTTCGGGCGGGCCGCGGGCTCCCGCCGATCCAGTTTGCGGTCAATCCCGATGGCGCCATGACGGCAGGCGTCGAAATCGCCGCGGATCACATCTCGACCCTTCTGGTGGATATCGGCGGCTGCGTCCGCGCCCAGCGGACCCTTGCGATCGAGCGGAACGATCCCGATACGGTGCTTCCCATCATCAAGGCCGAAATCGAGGCCGCCCGTGCGCAGCTGAAATCTCCTGTCCCGCAGCTCCTCGGGGTCGGCGTCGTCATGCCGGGTCCTTTCAATGTCGAGGGCATGACGTCTGTCGGACCGACGACCCTGTCGGGATGGCTCGATTTCGATGCCGTGTCCGGTATCGGGCAGGTGCTGAGCGCGTCCATCACCCTCGAGAACGACGCCACCGCGGCGGCCGTCGGCGAGCGACTTCACGGAGCCGCCAGGGATTTGAAGAATTTCTGCATGATCTTCTTCGGGCAGGGGCTGGGGCTCGGGATCATGATCGATGGCCGCCCTTACCGGGGAGCCAACGGAAATGCGGGCGAGATCGGGCACGTGCTCATCGAGAAGGGAGGACGCCTCTGCTCATGCGGCCAGCACGGGTGCCTCGAGGCCTATGCCTCCATCCATGCCCTGACCGAACGGCTGAAGGCGGCTGGCATCCGGGGCATCGACTATGCGCGCCTGGAGCAGCTCCATCATGACGGGCATCCCGTCGTCGGCTCCTGGGTCCGGGAGGCCGCCGGGCATCTGGCGCCTCAGATCGCCATGCTCGAGAACCTCTTCGACCCGGAAGCGATCGTGATCGGCGGCGCTCTTCCTCCGAGCCTGCTGGAGGATCTCATCCAGGCCATGCAGCCGCTTCCATTGTCGGTCGCGCGCCACAGGAACCGGAGCGAAGCGCGTCTGATCCATGGGCGCACGGGCCGGTTCACGGCCGCGCTCGGTGCCGCCGCCTTGCCGCTTCTGGAAACCATGACACCCCGGCTCGACACGGCCCAGGCGGCTCACCGGGATCCATTGAACGAGGAGATCTCCCGTGCCGGATAG
- a CDS encoding carbohydrate kinase family protein, translated as MSGMPSERNKVVCLGRIYCDIIFTGLREMPVLGQERFAQNVTITGGGGAYITAAHLASLGRPAALLTRLGTDPLSRGLDAELAASGIDLSFIERSDDAGPQPTVALVMDGERAFVSRRAGGSRPSTLEQALAARDVAHLHIAEFATLRDNPDVIALARSLGLTISLDPSWDDHLIRQDAGFFEICAGIDVFFPNVEEGRALTGESSAETIMHSLRERFPLVVLKRGESGAMASSQAGSVSAEAIPVDVVDTTGAGDAFNAGFLHSWLETRDIEKSLAAGVESGALSVQSAGGAPSRQF; from the coding sequence ATGAGCGGAATGCCCTCCGAGCGCAACAAGGTCGTGTGCCTTGGGCGGATCTATTGCGATATCATCTTCACGGGCCTGCGCGAGATGCCTGTGCTCGGCCAGGAGCGATTTGCGCAGAACGTGACGATCACGGGCGGCGGCGGCGCCTATATTACGGCGGCTCATCTTGCCTCTCTCGGCCGCCCGGCCGCGCTCCTCACCCGCCTCGGAACCGACCCGCTGTCACGCGGCCTCGATGCGGAGCTCGCGGCCAGCGGAATCGATCTGTCCTTCATTGAACGATCGGACGACGCCGGTCCCCAGCCGACCGTCGCGCTCGTCATGGACGGCGAAAGAGCCTTCGTGTCGCGGCGTGCGGGCGGCTCCCGGCCGTCGACCCTGGAGCAGGCCCTGGCGGCTCGCGATGTCGCCCATCTGCACATTGCGGAATTCGCCACTCTCAGGGACAACCCGGACGTGATCGCCCTGGCGCGCAGCTTGGGCCTGACGATCTCGCTCGACCCGAGCTGGGACGATCACCTGATCCGCCAGGATGCGGGTTTCTTCGAGATCTGCGCAGGGATCGACGTCTTTTTCCCCAATGTCGAGGAAGGAAGAGCACTGACCGGCGAAAGTTCGGCGGAGACAATCATGCACAGCCTCCGCGAGCGATTTCCTCTGGTCGTGCTCAAACGCGGCGAGTCCGGCGCGATGGCCTCGTCGCAGGCTGGTTCCGTTTCGGCCGAGGCGATCCCGGTCGATGTGGTCGACACGACGGGAGCCGGCGATGCGTTCAACGCCGGCTTCCTGCACTCCTGGCTCGAAACCCGGGATATCGAAAAAAGCCTGGCGGCCGGAGTCGAATCGGGTGCCCTTTCCGTCCAGTCGGCAGGCGGAGCCCCGTCGCGACAGTTCTGA
- the hmpA gene encoding NO-inducible flavohemoprotein yields MTSTLSDMSIHLVKATVPVLQEHGLAITLRMYERMFQNEAIRDLFNQSHHGETGSQPKALASAILAYAQNIDNLSALAPAVERIAQKHVGLHILPEHYPYVAEALLGAIKDVLGDAATDEILAAWGEAYWFLAHVLIGRETTIYSSLASRPGGWNGWRNFRIEAMQRESEVITSFLLRPEDGKPILRHQPGQYLTFWLDIPGQHPLKRNYSISSAPNDETYRISVKLEPQGIASGWLHEHTEVGQVLKVAPPAGEFFLNEESPRPVVLLSGGVGLTPMISMLETIADRYPNKCVHYVHGTLDGSTHAMHDHVRSLAEAHANIRSTTFYVEPRAEDRRGVDYDHEGLITVDWLRANTPLDEAGYYLCGPRPFLRAFVSGLALAGVRSNRIHYEFFGPADEILTAA; encoded by the coding sequence ATGACAAGCACATTAAGCGATATGAGCATTCATCTGGTGAAGGCGACCGTGCCGGTGCTCCAAGAGCACGGACTGGCGATCACGTTGCGCATGTACGAGCGCATGTTCCAGAACGAGGCCATCCGGGATCTCTTCAACCAGTCTCATCATGGTGAGACCGGATCGCAGCCCAAGGCGCTTGCAAGTGCGATCCTCGCCTATGCGCAGAATATCGATAATCTGAGCGCCCTCGCGCCGGCCGTCGAGCGCATCGCGCAGAAGCATGTCGGACTTCACATCCTTCCGGAGCACTATCCCTATGTGGCCGAGGCGCTGCTCGGAGCGATCAAGGATGTGCTCGGGGATGCCGCGACCGACGAGATCCTGGCAGCCTGGGGCGAGGCCTACTGGTTCCTGGCCCATGTCCTGATCGGGCGGGAGACGACGATCTACAGCAGTCTTGCATCGAGGCCCGGAGGATGGAACGGCTGGCGCAATTTTCGGATCGAGGCCATGCAGAGGGAGAGCGAAGTCATCACCTCCTTCCTGCTGCGTCCGGAGGACGGCAAGCCGATCCTGCGTCACCAGCCGGGTCAGTATCTCACCTTCTGGCTCGACATCCCGGGCCAACATCCGCTCAAGCGCAATTACAGCATCTCGAGCGCCCCGAACGACGAGACCTACCGTATTTCGGTCAAACTGGAGCCGCAGGGAATCGCATCCGGATGGTTGCATGAGCACACCGAAGTGGGGCAGGTACTCAAGGTCGCGCCGCCGGCGGGCGAGTTCTTTCTCAACGAGGAGTCGCCGCGGCCTGTCGTCCTGCTGAGCGGCGGTGTCGGACTGACGCCGATGATCAGCATGCTGGAAACCATCGCGGACCGATATCCTAATAAGTGCGTCCATTATGTGCACGGCACGCTGGACGGCTCTACCCATGCCATGCACGACCACGTGCGGTCGCTCGCGGAGGCCCATGCCAACATCCGGTCGACGACCTTCTACGTCGAGCCGCGAGCGGAGGATCGGCGTGGTGTGGATTACGATCACGAAGGCCTGATCACGGTGGATTGGCTGCGGGCGAACACGCCCCTGGACGAGGCGGGTTACTATCTATGCGGCCCGCGGCCGTTCCTGCGGGCATTCGTCAGTGGCCTCGCCTTGGCCGGGGTCCGGTCGAACCGCATCCATTACGAGTTCTTCGGGCCTGCGGACGAGATCCTCACGGCAGCTTGA
- a CDS encoding NAD(P)/FAD-dependent oxidoreductase: MKDHSGSEGISRRHLLSMIGMTAGTAAMYQAMTSLGFAAESGYKGPIKLDGDPKGASVLILGAGLAGLTAALELRQAGYKVQVLEFNNRAGGRNWTLRGGDSFTELSGVTQKCEFDQGMYINPGPWRIPYHHHGLLDYCRRLGVALEPFQQLNHNAFLHSTKAFGGKPQRIRDIKIDFQGHVSELLAKVTQQGKLEGAVSKEDQEVLLQALKSWGALDKDYAYKAGDLTSEFRGYLKDPGGGLSARPRNSDPIAFSDVLNSRLWRSLANFSLYEFQTTMFQPVGGMDMISKAFVKQVGELIRYNSKVKEIRQDETGVTVTYEDTTNPGSTLQAKADWCVCTIPLTVLSQIDMNVGAPMQAAIAAVPYASSVKVGLQFKRRFWEEDEAIYGGISYTDLPISQISYPSTGFNQGGKGVLLGAYTWNGPNSYEFTAMSPEQRIKRAVEFGAQIHPQYRQDFETGISVAWHRVPFTLGCAGDWTEEARKEHYDNLCQIDGRIVLAGEHASYIPAWQEGAILSSLDAIERLHKRVLAS, translated from the coding sequence ATGAAAGACCATTCGGGATCAGAAGGAATCAGCCGCCGACACCTTTTGTCGATGATCGGCATGACGGCCGGCACCGCGGCGATGTATCAGGCTATGACGAGCCTCGGATTTGCGGCCGAGTCCGGATACAAGGGACCGATCAAGCTCGATGGCGACCCGAAGGGAGCCTCGGTCCTCATCCTGGGAGCAGGGCTCGCAGGTCTGACCGCGGCGCTCGAACTCCGCCAAGCCGGCTACAAGGTGCAGGTCCTTGAATTCAACAATCGCGCCGGCGGCCGAAACTGGACGCTGCGCGGGGGCGATTCCTTCACCGAGCTCAGCGGCGTCACTCAGAAATGCGAATTCGACCAGGGGATGTATATCAATCCCGGGCCATGGCGCATCCCGTATCACCACCACGGCTTGCTCGATTACTGCAGGCGGCTCGGCGTGGCGCTCGAGCCGTTCCAGCAACTCAACCATAACGCCTTTCTTCACTCCACGAAGGCGTTCGGCGGCAAGCCCCAGCGTATTCGGGATATCAAGATCGATTTCCAAGGCCACGTCTCCGAGCTCCTGGCCAAAGTGACCCAACAAGGCAAGCTCGAAGGCGCCGTCTCGAAGGAGGATCAGGAAGTCCTGCTTCAGGCCCTGAAATCCTGGGGAGCGCTCGACAAGGATTATGCGTACAAAGCCGGCGATCTGACATCGGAGTTTCGCGGCTATCTGAAGGATCCGGGAGGCGGCCTGAGCGCTCGTCCCCGCAACAGCGATCCGATCGCATTCAGCGACGTTCTGAACTCCCGTCTGTGGCGTTCGCTCGCGAACTTCTCGCTCTATGAGTTCCAAACGACCATGTTCCAGCCCGTCGGTGGCATGGACATGATCAGCAAGGCCTTCGTGAAGCAGGTCGGTGAGCTCATCCGCTATAATTCGAAGGTGAAGGAGATCCGTCAGGACGAGACCGGTGTGACGGTCACTTATGAAGATACGACCAATCCTGGCAGCACCTTGCAGGCGAAAGCCGATTGGTGCGTCTGCACCATCCCGTTGACGGTCTTGAGCCAGATCGACATGAATGTGGGCGCACCCATGCAGGCTGCGATCGCAGCGGTACCATACGCCTCTTCGGTGAAGGTCGGCCTGCAGTTCAAGCGCCGTTTCTGGGAGGAGGATGAGGCCATCTACGGCGGCATCAGCTATACGGACCTTCCCATTTCTCAGATCTCATACCCGAGCACGGGATTTAACCAGGGCGGGAAAGGCGTGCTCCTCGGCGCCTATACCTGGAACGGCCCGAACTCCTATGAGTTCACGGCGATGTCGCCGGAGCAGCGCATCAAGCGCGCCGTCGAATTCGGCGCACAGATCCATCCTCAGTATCGGCAGGACTTCGAGACCGGCATTTCCGTCGCGTGGCACAGGGTGCCGTTCACGCTCGGCTGCGCAGGCGACTGGACCGAGGAAGCGCGAAAGGAGCACTACGACAACCTCTGCCAGATCGACGGGCGCATCGTGCTCGCAGGTGAGCATGCCTCGTACATTCCGGCCTGGCAGGAGGGTGCAATCCTGTCATCTCTCGACGCTATCGAGAGATTGCACAAGCGCGTTCTCGCAAGCTGA
- a CDS encoding carbohydrate ABC transporter permease, whose amino-acid sequence MTTVASSQGLSMPRIRPGRIVAWTLLFIGGVIMVTPLLFMLSTSLKDASQVYDLRVIPASPTLDNYIEILSDGRFVRWFVNSMIVAVIVTLSNVFFDSLVGYTLAKFRFRGRYVVFIAILSTLMIPTEMLVLPWYLMASQFGWLDSYWGIMFPGMMTAFGTFLMKQFFEGVPNDFLEAARIDGLNEFTIWWKIAMPLVTPALSALAIFTFLGNWTAFFWPLIVTTSADLYTLPVGLSSFAVEQSIQWEKIMTGASIATLPTLVIFLFLQRYIVRGVMLAGLKG is encoded by the coding sequence ATGACAACCGTCGCATCTTCCCAAGGTCTGTCCATGCCGCGGATCAGGCCCGGCCGGATCGTTGCCTGGACGCTCCTGTTCATCGGCGGCGTCATCATGGTGACGCCCCTCCTGTTCATGCTCTCGACGTCCCTCAAGGACGCCTCGCAGGTCTATGATCTGCGCGTGATTCCAGCCTCGCCCACGCTCGACAACTATATCGAGATCCTGAGCGACGGACGCTTCGTGCGCTGGTTCGTCAACTCGATGATCGTGGCGGTCATCGTCACCCTCTCGAACGTCTTCTTCGACAGCCTTGTCGGCTACACGCTGGCGAAGTTTCGGTTCCGCGGCCGGTACGTCGTCTTCATCGCGATCCTGTCCACCCTGATGATCCCGACCGAGATGCTGGTGCTGCCCTGGTACCTCATGGCCAGCCAGTTCGGGTGGCTCGACAGCTATTGGGGCATCATGTTCCCGGGCATGATGACGGCCTTCGGCACCTTCCTGATGAAGCAGTTCTTCGAAGGCGTACCGAACGACTTCCTGGAAGCTGCGCGCATCGACGGGCTCAACGAGTTCACCATCTGGTGGAAGATCGCCATGCCGCTGGTCACCCCTGCCCTGTCGGCGCTTGCGATCTTCACCTTCCTGGGCAATTGGACGGCCTTCTTCTGGCCGCTCATCGTGACCACGAGCGCCGATCTCTACACGCTGCCGGTCGGCCTCTCGAGCTTCGCGGTCGAGCAGTCGATTCAGTGGGAGAAGATCATGACGGGCGCGAGCATCGCGACCCTGCCGACCCTCGTCATCTTCCTGTTCCTTCAACGCTACATCGTCCGAGGCGTGATGCTGGCCGGACTGAAAGGCTGA
- a CDS encoding carbohydrate ABC transporter permease, with translation MSVVAQREAAQGGLWSRMSLGQKQVIWAWGFLAVPLIFYVVIRFWPTFQAFYLSVTDWSITRPASFVGLENYKRLFADPLFWQVFRNTFMYLILGTPISLLISFVVAYYLDRVRFMHSFIRALYFLPFLTTAAAMAWVWRWFYQPVPIGVINDILSSFGIPQQPFLRSTVQALPAVLAPAVWAGLGFQIIIFLAGLRAIPVTYYEAARIDGLSEGAILRKITIPLLKPTLVFLVVFSSIGFLRIFDQVYNINTNDPGGPLNSTKPLVLMIYQTAFSSYEMGYAATQTVVLFMILLVISLVQLRLMRDR, from the coding sequence ATGTCCGTTGTCGCACAGAGAGAGGCCGCCCAAGGCGGCCTCTGGTCGAGAATGAGTCTCGGCCAGAAACAGGTGATATGGGCGTGGGGTTTCCTCGCGGTTCCTCTGATTTTCTATGTGGTAATCCGCTTCTGGCCGACATTTCAGGCCTTCTACCTCTCGGTCACGGACTGGAGCATCACGCGGCCCGCGAGCTTCGTCGGACTCGAGAACTACAAGAGGCTGTTTGCGGATCCCCTCTTCTGGCAGGTGTTCCGCAACACCTTCATGTATCTGATCCTGGGCACGCCGATCAGCCTGCTGATCTCATTCGTCGTGGCCTATTATCTCGACCGCGTGCGGTTCATGCATTCGTTCATCCGCGCGTTGTATTTCCTGCCGTTTCTGACGACGGCGGCCGCGATGGCGTGGGTGTGGCGCTGGTTCTACCAGCCTGTTCCCATCGGCGTGATCAATGACATCCTGTCGAGCTTCGGCATTCCTCAGCAGCCGTTCCTCCGCTCGACCGTGCAGGCGCTGCCGGCCGTGCTGGCTCCCGCGGTCTGGGCGGGCCTCGGCTTCCAGATCATCATCTTTCTCGCCGGCCTGAGGGCGATTCCCGTCACCTATTACGAAGCCGCGCGCATCGACGGCCTCTCGGAGGGCGCGATTCTCCGGAAGATCACGATTCCGCTGCTCAAGCCGACGCTCGTCTTCCTCGTCGTGTTCTCGTCGATTGGCTTCCTGCGTATCTTCGACCAGGTCTACAACATCAACACGAACGATCCCGGCGGCCCCCTGAATTCGACCAAGCCCCTCGTGCTGATGATCTATCAGACGGCGTTCAGCTCCTACGAAATGGGCTATGCGGCGACTCAGACGGTCGTCCTGTTCATGATCCTGCTCGTCATCTCCCTCGTTCAACTGCGCCTCATGAGAGACCGCTGA
- a CDS encoding extracellular solute-binding protein, whose product MERDMRFRHLLAGVAMSCATLAAFGAKAVEIEYWQYVFDTRVKAMNQLITKFQEANPDIKVKQTTFPYADYQTKVAAAILAGQGPDVVQLFYGWTDNFVAGKMIRPLRAEAFPAADIERDFFPIVSAMKRGNDYYGLPTAVRSLALFYNKKAFKDAGLDPNNPPKTLEELVAAAEKTTKRDGSGNIVSAGLTLDMAGQDHQWWREVLVRQFGGAPYTDNDTKVTYNDEAGLKALTFYTDLQKKHKVGQVGFMDEGQAAFRAGLAAMTIDGTFRLGSFNTIKGFEWGVTELPANAQGVRSNYASYFANAITTKAEGEKLAAAEKFLAYVSSPEAMKIWMDVVGELPARRAAALTPENVSHPIYGPFLKGLEYAHTTQFKDEAAQRQVAMDMVNRVLIGGDEPKASLAKAAEDEQAIIDRAKR is encoded by the coding sequence ATGGAGAGGGATATGCGTTTTCGTCATCTGCTCGCGGGCGTCGCCATGAGCTGCGCCACCCTGGCGGCGTTCGGCGCCAAGGCCGTCGAGATCGAATACTGGCAGTACGTGTTCGACACGCGCGTCAAAGCGATGAACCAGCTGATCACGAAGTTCCAGGAAGCGAACCCGGACATCAAGGTCAAGCAGACCACGTTCCCCTACGCCGACTATCAGACGAAAGTCGCCGCCGCGATTCTGGCCGGCCAGGGGCCGGATGTGGTTCAGCTCTTCTATGGATGGACCGACAATTTCGTCGCCGGCAAGATGATCCGCCCCTTGCGGGCCGAGGCGTTCCCGGCAGCCGATATCGAGCGCGACTTCTTCCCGATCGTGAGCGCAATGAAGCGCGGAAACGACTATTACGGCCTGCCGACGGCCGTGCGCTCGCTGGCGCTGTTCTACAACAAGAAAGCCTTCAAGGACGCTGGCCTCGACCCCAACAATCCGCCCAAGACGCTCGAGGAGCTCGTCGCCGCGGCCGAGAAGACGACCAAGCGCGACGGCAGCGGCAACATCGTGTCCGCCGGCTTGACGCTCGACATGGCCGGTCAGGATCATCAATGGTGGCGCGAGGTGCTGGTCCGGCAGTTCGGCGGCGCCCCCTACACGGACAACGACACCAAAGTCACCTATAACGACGAGGCCGGCCTGAAGGCCCTGACCTTCTACACGGATCTCCAGAAGAAGCATAAGGTCGGCCAGGTCGGCTTCATGGACGAAGGACAGGCTGCATTCCGGGCGGGCCTTGCCGCCATGACCATCGACGGCACCTTCCGTCTGGGCTCCTTCAACACGATCAAGGGCTTCGAATGGGGTGTGACCGAGCTTCCCGCCAATGCCCAGGGCGTGCGCAGCAACTACGCCAGCTACTTCGCCAACGCGATCACCACGAAGGCCGAGGGCGAGAAGCTCGCGGCAGCCGAGAAGTTCCTGGCCTATGTGTCTTCGCCCGAAGCCATGAAGATCTGGATGGATGTCGTCGGAGAACTGCCGGCCCGCCGCGCAGCCGCTCTCACGCCCGAGAACGTCTCGCACCCGATCTATGGTCCGTTCCTCAAGGGCCTCGAATATGCTCACACCACGCAGTTCAAGGATGAGGCGGCCCAGCGGCAGGTGGCCATGGACATGGTCAACCGCGTCCTGATCGGCGGCGACGAGCCGAAGGCCTCGCTCGCCAAGGCGGCCGAGGACGAGCAGGCGATCATCGACCGCGCCAAGCGCTAA